From the genome of Pseudomonas helvetica:
CACCAGCAGCACGATCAACGCTGCGCCGCTCATGCCATGCAGGCCCGAGAGTACCGCCAGGGTCAGCAGGAAGGTCGCCGAGCTGGGGTGCTCGGTCATCAGTTGCAGGGCCGGGAACAGGATCAACAGCAACACCACTCGGGGCGTCATCAGGATCACCCGACGCCCAAAGCGGTCGCAGAGCATGCCCCCGGCCACCGCGCACACAGCCATGGCGGCGCCGGCCACCAGGGTCGAGAGCATGGCAATGCTGGTGGGCAGCTTCAATTCGGTGAGGGCGAAGGTGGTCATGTAGTTCAGGAAATACTGGGTGATGGTGCTGCCGGAAAGAATCAGCAGCCCCAACACCAGAGCGCGCCGGTGTTTGCCGACTATTTCCCGTACCAGATCGCCGGTGCGGGTTTGTTCGGTGTGGCCGTGGAAGGTTTCAGCAAGATTGCGACGGATGTAGATACCGATCGGCAACACCAGCAGACCGAACACGAACGGTACACGCCAGCCCCAACTATTGAGGTCTTCCGGGGACAGGACTTTTGTCAGGGTGAACCCCACCAGCCCGGCTACCATCGCGGCGACGCCTTGGGCAACCACTTGCCAGCAGGCGTAGGTGCCGCGTTTGTGGGGGGGCGCCGCTTCAAGGATGTAGGTAGTGGCGGGGCCGGCTTCACCGCCCCAGGCCAGGCCCTGGATCATGCGGGTGACCACCAGCAGGATCGGCGCGGCGATGCCGATGGTCTCGTAGCCGGGCAATATCGCGATGCTGCCGGTGCCCACAGCCATCATCACCAGGGTCAAAAGCATCGCCGGTTTGCGCCCGACGCGGTCGGCGTAGGCGCCGATCAGCACCGCACCCAGGGGCCGGACGATAAAGCCGGTGCCGAACGCGATGACCGATAGCATCAGGCTGACGAAGGCACTGTCGGACGGGAAAAACGTGTGGCCGATCATCACCGCAAACGTTGCGTATACACCGAAGTCGAAAAACTCCACGGCGTTACCCAGGACGACAGCGAAGATGCTTTTTTTGCCGGCGCCCGGCGTGGGTGTATCGCGTGCAGGATCGGGGCGAGTCAATGGTTGTACGGGCATTCCGTTGCCTTTCAGGTCGATAGCGCTCCGGCCGGGAAGGCCTGGAACAACAAGGTGGGAGGGGCGTTCTTGAGGGGCCGAAGTCAGGCAGGACTCGGCCAGCAGTGGATTGCGCCACGCCAGTTTTCGTAGGTTTTGGCGATTTGCAGCAGCCACTGATCGGCAAAGCGCGGGGCGATCATCTGCAGCCCAATGGGCATGCCGTCGTCGGCGAAACCGCAATTGATCGACAGCGCCGGTTGTTCGCCCATGTTCCAGGGCACCGTGAACACGATGTGTTCGAACGGTTGCTGCGGGTCATTGCTCGGTGACGGCCAGTCGGCCGCAAAGGCGTTGATCTGGTTGGTGGGAGAGAGCACCAGGTCGAATGTGTCGAACAACTGCGCGGCGCGGCGGCGCATTTCGAAGGTCTGGTTGAAGCCCCGTACGGCTTCCACGCCGGTGATATCGGCGCCTGGGGCGGCCCAGTCGCGGATATACGGCAAGACTCTGTCGAATTGCTCGCTGCTCAAGGCCGACAGCTCAGCCCATTGGCGAGCGCGCCAGAACTGGTCGAGGCCGTCGAGCTGGGCGCGGTCCATGATCGGCGCAATCACTGTGACCTTGGCACCGTGGGCTTCGAACAGCCGCGCTGCTTGCTCCACGGCGTTACAGACGAAATCTTCAGGTGCGAGGCCGGTGCCGGGTTCGAGCATCAGGCCGACACGCAGGCCCTTTACCGACAGCGGCTGATTGCTCCACTCAGTGGTGAGCGGTGGCAGGCTGGTAGCGTCGCGCGAATCGGGGCGGGCCAGGTGTTGCATCAACAACACGCAATCATCGACCGTGCGGGTCATGGGGCCGGCCGTGCGGCCGGTGTAATACGGGTCGATGGGGATGCGCCCCAGCGTCGGCTTGAAACCGACCAGTCCGCACCAGCCCGCGGGCAGCCGCACCGATCCGCCGATGTCAGTGCCAACGTGCAGAGGCCCGTAACCGGCAGCTGCAGCAGCGGCGGCCCCGGCACTCGATCCACCCGGGTTGTTGGCTGTGTTCCAGGGGTTGCGGGTGATGCCGTGGAAGCTGGAAAGGCCCGAAGAGAGCATGCCGAAATCCGGAACGGTGGTCTTGGCCAGGATGATTGCCCCGGCTTCACGCAAGCGCGCGGCGGGCGGTGCATTCTTCAGCGCAGGCGTCAGGCGGGTGGCGGCGCTACCCAGCGGGATGGGCTGGCCCTCGGTGGCGATCAGTTCCTTGAGGGTCACCGGCACACCGTCGAGGGCGCCGTTGGGTTGGCCTTTGTTCCAGCGTTCGGTGGAGGCCTGGGCCTGCTGACGCACTTGTTGCGGGTCGAAGGCGTAGAGCGCATTGATCTGCGGCTCCCAGCGGTCGATGTGGGTCAGGAGCTGGTCGTAATAGTCGATGGGAGTGAGTTGCCGGCTGGCGAATCGGGCCAGCAGTTCGGCGGCCGTAAGGGTGTGCAGGTCACTCATCATTCTCTTCCTTGGAATGGGCCGGCGGGTTGCAATGGGGGCGACTATATACACCCCGCCGTGCATCGGCCAACACCTGTTCAGCAAAAGCGGTGGGGCATTTCTGTTCAGACCTTTGTTTTTTGGCGCCGGGAGCGACGTCGAGGATTTGCCAGGTTATTGGCCAGCGTCGGTTGCCAACAGTTCAAGCCATTGCTGTGCCGCTACCGACAGCTGTGCGTTTTTGCGCCAGATTACGACGAGTTGCCACTGCAGTTCGGCGCATTCGAGCGGGACGATTTCCACACCGGGTGGGATATGGTGTTGAGCCAATAGCCTGGGTAATACCATCAGGCCTGCATTCGCGGCCACTAATGACAGGCAAAAGGCCAGGTTGTCGCTCTTGGCTGCCTGTAGGCGACTGACGTCCAGAGCAGGGCAACAGAGCTTGATACGGTGATTGAGGATAGAGGCGCCCTGCAGCTGTACCCATGGGTGATGCGCCAAATCTGGCAGAGTCAGTCGATGGCGGCTGGCGAGTGGGTGGCGAGGCGGCAGGACGACAACGAGTGGCTCCTCACAAATCGGCAGCCAAGCCAGGTCGTCGCCCTCTGGTCGCAGACTGATAGCCAGCTCTATCTCGCCCTTGCGAACGGCCTCTTCCAGGGCTTGGCCTCCTTGTTCACACAATTGGAGTTCCACTTGGGGAAAGCGTCGCCGAAACTCGGTCAACACGACCGCTATATGATCGGTACTGCCTAAAGGGGGTAACCCCAGCCGAAGGACGCCGGTGACGAGGCTATTGAGCAGGTTTACGTCGGTCAGCATTTGCTTGCTGCGGTTCAGTAATCCTTTGGCATGGCGGAATACCACTTCACCCGACGGGGTCAAGCGTGACGGCACGCCTGGACGGCTGCGAACCAATAGCGTCGTACCCAGTTCTTCTTCGAGTAATTGAACGGCTTTGCTAAGTGCCGATTGGGTGACGTGAATAGTGTGGGATGCCCTCGAGAAGCTTCCATGCTCAGTCACTTCCACGAAATAGCGCAAGTTCTTCAGGTCCATCTTGTATTCCATTTCCGCATAGAGTTTATAAAAATTGTTCACTCACTCCGGTTGGAGAAATGCTTCTACTATCGCCCCGCCAAAAACGTCCGGATGCCAAGACGGGGAACATCAAATCAGTAGTAGAGGCCAACCTTGTTCAGTGATTGTATTCGGCTTGATCAGACGCTGGTTGAATCTGCACAGCGCTATCCACAGAGGCCCGCGCTACAAGCGGAAGATGCGTCATTCAGCTATCAACAACTGAACGAAACGGTTAATAAGTTATACGAGTTGATGCGTGCGGAAGGCGTGCAGGCCGGTGATCGAGTAGGCATCTATATTGCGAAGAGCGCAGCCGCTGTTGTGGCTATTTATGCCGCATTAAGGCTGGGGGCATTAGTCGCTCCGATGGATGTCAAGGACCCCGCGGAACGGGGTGCACGGATGTTGGCCAACGCCGACCTGGATTTTTTATTGGCTACCCCTGCAAGCCAGGCAGCAGCCTCCAGGGTGGTTTCCATTCATGGTCAGTCTGGCGACGCTCGCGCAGTGGGCGATCTATGGCTGTTCCCCTTGCGAGGACAACCACGTCGACATGCCGGGTGCGAGGGTGGCTATGTTTTGTTTACATCAGGCAGTACCGGCGCGCCCAAGGGTGTATACCTATCGCATGCCAACGTCCTGCATTTTGCTGCCTGGGCGGCACGCGCAATTGCTCTGGACTGTGAAGACCGTGTTGGATCACAAGCGGCACTCACCTTCGATCTGACGACCTTCGATCTGTTCTCGACCGCACTGGCCGGCGCCTGTCTTTGCCTGTTGCCAGACTACCTCAAGACTTTTCCTCGCGATGTGACGCGCTGGCTGGGTGAGCAGTGTATCTCAGTGTTCTACGCAGTACCCACCTTGTACCAGATGCTGCTACAGCAGGGCGGGATTGAGCAAGCGAGGCCGTCTGCACTACGCGCCGCGTTGTACGCGGGTGAACCGTTCCCGCCACAACTGCTTAAGCGCTATCTGACTGCATTCCCCGACTTGCCGTTCTACAACCTGTATGGGCCTACGGAAACCAATGTGTGCACCGCAGAACAGGTGAGCCTGCCGAGTATCGAGACGGTTTTGCCGTCGATCGGTTGGGCGATTGATGGAGTGGAAGTCGACATCATCGGTGACGACGGTCGCGCAGCGTCGGAGGGTGAGATTTTCGTTGCAGGGCCGACGGTATTCGCTGGTTATCTGGTTGATGGCATCTGTCGCGATGCCCGCCGTGCAGTGTACTTCCGCGATGGAGTGGAAAGGTTGGCCTATGGCACGGGGGATATCGGGTATCAGGCGGCGGATGGTCGCTTTCATCTGCAAGGTCGACGAGACCATCAGGTGAAGCGTCGCGGCCACCGCATTGATCTTCTGGACATAGAAAGTGCGGTATTGGCCTTGCCAGGTGTTGAAACTGCCGCCGTTGTAGTTCGCCATGGCACAGCGCCGGACTGTGAGATCTGGGTACACGTGGTGAGTGCAAGTACAGGTCGTGATGAGATTGTTCGCGGCTTGAGCGGAGCATTGCCGAAGAGGATGCAACCGGATGGAGTTCATATGGCGCGAAAGTTGCCGGCGACTGCCAACGGCAAAATAGATCGACGTGCTTTAAGCATGTTGAGTGTAAACATGGAAGAGACAAGTAATGAAGAACATTGAAACGCTGTGCGCGCTGATTCATTCGAATCTGCTGACTCAATATCAAGGTGCAGACCTTAATGTGGTACCGGATACGGCGCTATTGGAGGAAGGCTGGCTGGACTCTCTCACGATCATATCCATTGTCGCCGACGTTGAGAAAAAGTTCGAAATAGCGTTCCCCGAAAACAAAGTTGTCGCGGCTTCATTTCGCACGCCGGCCGCACTATGGGCCGTCATTGAGGCCGCCCTGGTCGAGCTCGCTTGAGTCTGTGCCGATAACAGAGAGGGCGAGTGATGCTGTTCGCAGACGAAGACAAGTTAGTTGAACAAGCGGTGCAGGAGAGTTGCATCCAGGGTCAGGCTTTGTTGCCTGAGCTGGAAGGCAAAACGTTCCGCGAGCAATGGTTGCTGGCAGCGGCGACAGGGCTGCTGCGCACCTCCAATAGCACCGTGACAAACAAGCTCGCGATGGTGGAAGGATTGGGCATGAGCGGTCTGAGTCCTGCCCTTTGCTATGCGCTGGCTTCACAGTTGTTCGGTATGCAATTGCCTATGCAGCCCTGGCTGAATGCCGAACAGCGCAAACAACTGGCAGGCCTGGAAACCGGAGAGACGCTGTTGTGTCACGCGCTGACTGAAGTGCAGGGCGGTAGTGATCCGAAGTCGATGGAAACCGTGGCTGAACGTCAGGCGGACGGTAGTTATCGGTTGACGGGCGAGAAGCGCTTCATTACCGCCGCCCCGGTAGCCGATCACGCTTTGGTGTTCGTTCGTACCGGCAAGGGCCGATC
Proteins encoded in this window:
- a CDS encoding citrate-proton symporter; the protein is MPVQPLTRPDPARDTPTPGAGKKSIFAVVLGNAVEFFDFGVYATFAVMIGHTFFPSDSAFVSLMLSVIAFGTGFIVRPLGAVLIGAYADRVGRKPAMLLTLVMMAVGTGSIAILPGYETIGIAAPILLVVTRMIQGLAWGGEAGPATTYILEAAPPHKRGTYACWQVVAQGVAAMVAGLVGFTLTKVLSPEDLNSWGWRVPFVFGLLVLPIGIYIRRNLAETFHGHTEQTRTGDLVREIVGKHRRALVLGLLILSGSTITQYFLNYMTTFALTELKLPTSIAMLSTLVAGAAMAVCAVAGGMLCDRFGRRVILMTPRVVLLLILFPALQLMTEHPSSATFLLTLAVLSGLHGMSGAALIVLLVESFPKSVRATGFSIVYAFGVAAFGGTAQIIITWLIGTTGDPMSPVWYLLIANLVCLTAAWFAKETRPSLPERPARETLLAEAQVR
- a CDS encoding amidase; translated protein: MSDLHTLTAAELLARFASRQLTPIDYYDQLLTHIDRWEPQINALYAFDPQQVRQQAQASTERWNKGQPNGALDGVPVTLKELIATEGQPIPLGSAATRLTPALKNAPPAARLREAGAIILAKTTVPDFGMLSSGLSSFHGITRNPWNTANNPGGSSAGAAAAAAAGYGPLHVGTDIGGSVRLPAGWCGLVGFKPTLGRIPIDPYYTGRTAGPMTRTVDDCVLLMQHLARPDSRDATSLPPLTTEWSNQPLSVKGLRVGLMLEPGTGLAPEDFVCNAVEQAARLFEAHGAKVTVIAPIMDRAQLDGLDQFWRARQWAELSALSSEQFDRVLPYIRDWAAPGADITGVEAVRGFNQTFEMRRRAAQLFDTFDLVLSPTNQINAFAADWPSPSNDPQQPFEHIVFTVPWNMGEQPALSINCGFADDGMPIGLQMIAPRFADQWLLQIAKTYENWRGAIHCWPSPA
- a CDS encoding LysR family transcriptional regulator; the encoded protein is MNNFYKLYAEMEYKMDLKNLRYFVEVTEHGSFSRASHTIHVTQSALSKAVQLLEEELGTTLLVRSRPGVPSRLTPSGEVVFRHAKGLLNRSKQMLTDVNLLNSLVTGVLRLGLPPLGSTDHIAVVLTEFRRRFPQVELQLCEQGGQALEEAVRKGEIELAISLRPEGDDLAWLPICEEPLVVVLPPRHPLASRHRLTLPDLAHHPWVQLQGASILNHRIKLCCPALDVSRLQAAKSDNLAFCLSLVAANAGLMVLPRLLAQHHIPPGVEIVPLECAELQWQLVVIWRKNAQLSVAAQQWLELLATDAGQ
- a CDS encoding AMP-binding protein, producing MFSDCIRLDQTLVESAQRYPQRPALQAEDASFSYQQLNETVNKLYELMRAEGVQAGDRVGIYIAKSAAAVVAIYAALRLGALVAPMDVKDPAERGARMLANADLDFLLATPASQAAASRVVSIHGQSGDARAVGDLWLFPLRGQPRRHAGCEGGYVLFTSGSTGAPKGVYLSHANVLHFAAWAARAIALDCEDRVGSQAALTFDLTTFDLFSTALAGACLCLLPDYLKTFPRDVTRWLGEQCISVFYAVPTLYQMLLQQGGIEQARPSALRAALYAGEPFPPQLLKRYLTAFPDLPFYNLYGPTETNVCTAEQVSLPSIETVLPSIGWAIDGVEVDIIGDDGRAASEGEIFVAGPTVFAGYLVDGICRDARRAVYFRDGVERLAYGTGDIGYQAADGRFHLQGRRDHQVKRRGHRIDLLDIESAVLALPGVETAAVVVRHGTAPDCEIWVHVVSASTGRDEIVRGLSGALPKRMQPDGVHMARKLPATANGKIDRRALSMLSVNMEETSNEEH
- a CDS encoding acyl carrier protein codes for the protein MKNIETLCALIHSNLLTQYQGADLNVVPDTALLEEGWLDSLTIISIVADVEKKFEIAFPENKVVAASFRTPAALWAVIEAALVELA